A genomic stretch from Hoplias malabaricus isolate fHopMal1 chromosome 4, fHopMal1.hap1, whole genome shotgun sequence includes:
- the slc39a7 gene encoding zinc transporter Slc39a7, whose product MRAYSLSVLLLLGFGLAVLASQLAFAHSHDHGHHGHSHGEGGCHGHHHGHSHGDGGCHGHSHGGVKMHHGASKWSAAANLQHPEEEEELHQGHGHAHDHGHAHDHGHAHDHGHAHEHGHAHDHGHAHEHGHAHEHGHAHEHGHAHDHGHAHEHGHAHDHGHAHEHGHAHDHGHAHEHGHGHRLGGERVKREAESEGRDTVELWMQAIGATVLISAAPFLILFLIPVQSNTDQHQNLLKVLLSFASGGLLGDAFLHLIPHALEPHSHHGEEAHSHASEESHGHSHGAAHGHMMSVGLWVLGGIVAFLVVEKFVRLLKGGHSHSHSHAAPKAKDSDGEEKKEDVKKGEKDKKDKKLKKAKEENSDIKVAGYLNLAADFTHNFTDGLAIGASFLVGPAVGVVTTITILLHEVPHEIGDFAILVQSGCTKRKAMCLQLLTALGALAGTACSLLAEGVGAAATAWILPFTAGGFVYIATVTVLPELLAGRSSAGQSVMEVIALLFGVWMMVLIAEYE is encoded by the exons ATGAGGGCATACTCCCtgtctgtgctgctgctgctggggtTTGGGTTAGCCGTGTTAGCATCACAGCTAGCCTTTGCACATTCCCATGACCATGGACACCACGGGCATTCCCATGGTGAGGGTGGTTGTCATGGACACCACCACGGGCATTCCCATGGCGACGGTGGTTGCCATGGACACTCCCATGGTGGGGTGAAGATGCATCATGGTGCCAGCAAGTGGAGCGCTGCAGCAAACCTGCAGCATccggaggaggaggaagagctTCACCAAGGACATGGACACGCACACGACCATGGACACGCACACGACCATGGACACGCACACGACCATGGACACGCACACGAGCACGGACACGCACACGACCATGGACACGCACACGAGCACGGACACGCACACGAGCACGGACACGCACACGAGCACGGACACGCACACGACCATGGACACGCACACGAGCATGGGCATGCCCACGACCATGGACACGCACACGAGCACGGACACGCACACGACCATGGACACGCACATGAGCATGGACACGGCCACAGACTTGGTGGggagagagtgaagagagaggCGGAGTCTGAGGGACGGGACACAGTGGAGCTCTGGATGcag GCGATAGGAGCGACGGTGCTGATCAGCGCTGCTCCCTtcctcatcctcttcctcatccCTGTCCAATCCAACACAGATCAGCACCAGAACCTGCTGAAA GTTCTGCTTAGCTTTGCTTCTGGGGGTCTGCTGGGGGACGCCTTTCTGCATCTCATCCCTCATGCCCTGG AGCCGCACTCTCATCACGGAGAGGAGGCCCACTCCCACGCCAGCGAGGAGTCACATGGTCACTCTCATG GTGCAGCCCATGGTCACATGATGTCGGTTGGTCTGTGGGTGCTGGGAGGAATCGTGGCGTTTCTTGTGGTTGAGAAGTTTGTTCGTCTTCTGAAGGGAGGCCACTCCCATTCTCACTCTCATG CTGCTCCGAAAGCCAAGGACAGCGatggagaagagaaaaaggaagatgtgaaaaaaggagaaaaggaTAAAAAAGACAAGAAGCTGAAGAAAGCAAAGGAGGAAAACTCTG ATATTAAAGTCGCTGGGTACCTCAATCTAGCGGCTGACTTCACCCATAACTTCACGGATGGCCTGGCTATCGGAGCCTCTTTTCTGGTTGGTCCAGCTGTTGGCGTGGTAACCACCATCACCATCCTTCTACATGAGGTGCCCCATGAGATCGGAGACTTCGCCATCCTCGTCCAATCAGGATGCACCAAGAGGAAG GCCATGTGTCTCCAGCTCCTCACGGCTCTCGGCGCTTTGGCGGGCACGGCCTGCTCCCTCTTGGCGGAAGGAGTGGGTGCCGCTGCCACCGCCTGGATCTTGCCCTTCACGGCCGGAGGCTTTGTTTACATCGCAACGGTTACCGTTCTCCCGGAGCTGCTGGCGGGCCGCTCGAGCGCGGGTCAATCAGTGATGGAGGTCATCGCCCTCCTGTTCGGAGTGTGGATGATGGTGCTGATCGCAGAGTACGAGTGA